From Paraburkholderia fungorum, the proteins below share one genomic window:
- a CDS encoding histidine phosphatase family protein: MDLRLLLVSHASTAAQRAGRFPIDDDALDARSIGETEAVRARMAFSGDAAAFVSPAVCARETASALGLAATVDEALADINYGRWRGQRLIDIANEAPQELAAWTRDPDAAPPGGESFAALVKRVGAWLDALNPTTADHASNHPRHVVAVTHAPLLRAAIVHALGASPEIFARIEIAPLSLVELRRSSRGWTWRPSAS, translated from the coding sequence ATGGACCTACGACTGTTACTGGTCAGCCACGCGTCGACGGCCGCGCAGCGCGCAGGCCGCTTTCCCATCGACGACGACGCGCTCGACGCCCGTAGCATCGGCGAAACGGAAGCTGTGCGGGCGCGTATGGCCTTTTCCGGCGATGCCGCCGCGTTCGTCAGCCCGGCGGTTTGCGCGCGCGAAACGGCCTCAGCACTCGGACTGGCCGCGACGGTCGACGAAGCTCTGGCGGATATAAATTACGGCAGATGGCGTGGCCAGCGGCTCATCGACATAGCCAACGAAGCGCCCCAGGAACTCGCCGCATGGACACGCGATCCCGACGCCGCGCCGCCCGGAGGCGAGTCGTTCGCTGCGCTCGTGAAGCGGGTGGGAGCGTGGCTCGACGCGTTGAACCCTACGACTGCGGACCACGCATCGAACCATCCGCGCCATGTCGTTGCTGTCACGCATGCCCCGCTGCTGCGGGCCGCGATTGTGCATGCGCTGGGGGCATCGCCCGAGATATTTGCGCGGATTGAAATCGCGCCGCTGTCGCTGGTCGAATTGCGGCGCTCGTCGCGCGGCTGGACATGGCGGCCGTCGGCAAGCTGA
- a CDS encoding CbtB domain-containing protein has protein sequence MNDTVFNSATQPVAQPTPIPLRELLPWVVFGGLLLLLAIYFVGAEEGATSLVPGMYVHEFVHDGRHLLGFPCH, from the coding sequence ATGAACGACACCGTTTTCAATTCCGCGACCCAGCCCGTTGCGCAACCCACGCCTATCCCGTTGCGTGAGTTGCTGCCTTGGGTCGTATTCGGCGGCTTGCTGTTATTGCTCGCGATTTACTTCGTTGGTGCAGAAGAAGGTGCCACGTCGCTGGTGCCCGGCATGTACGTGCATGAATTCGTGCACGACGGTCGCCATCTGCTCGGCTTTCCCTGCCACTAA
- a CDS encoding CbtA family protein — translation MVGKLLVRGMLAGIAAGLLTFGFARLVGEPQVDQAISFEEKADAAKGEAPEPELVSRETQAGLGLLTGVVTFGAAVGGLFSLVFAYAYGRVGVLGVRALSAWLALAAFIALVIVPNIKYPANPPSVGDPETIGMRTGLFFLMIAISIAAMVFSLKVRRRAVLKLGAWNGSIVAGLVFIVIIAAVQLSMPVINEVPAAFPAVLLWKFRVAAIGMQVIMWTTIGLLFGALVERSDFARLNVRGVAKSA, via the coding sequence ATGGTTGGTAAATTGTTGGTACGCGGGATGCTCGCCGGCATCGCCGCGGGACTGCTCACGTTCGGCTTCGCGCGACTGGTAGGCGAGCCGCAGGTCGATCAGGCCATTTCGTTCGAAGAAAAGGCAGACGCCGCCAAAGGCGAAGCGCCCGAGCCTGAACTCGTGAGCCGCGAGACCCAGGCGGGCCTCGGATTGCTGACCGGCGTGGTGACGTTCGGCGCGGCGGTCGGCGGTCTGTTCTCGCTGGTGTTCGCGTATGCGTACGGACGTGTCGGCGTGCTGGGCGTGCGCGCGTTGTCCGCGTGGCTCGCGCTGGCGGCGTTCATTGCGCTGGTGATCGTACCCAATATCAAGTACCCGGCTAATCCGCCATCGGTAGGCGACCCCGAGACGATCGGGATGCGCACGGGCCTGTTCTTTCTGATGATCGCGATCTCGATCGCCGCGATGGTGTTCTCGCTGAAGGTGCGACGCCGCGCGGTGCTGAAGCTGGGCGCGTGGAACGGCTCGATTGTCGCGGGACTGGTGTTTATCGTGATCATCGCGGCAGTGCAACTGTCGATGCCGGTCATCAACGAAGTGCCGGCGGCTTTCCCGGCGGTGCTGCTGTGGAAGTTCCGGGTGGCCGCGATCGGCATGCAGGTCATCATGTGGACGACGATCGGGCTGCTGTTCGGCGCGCTGGTCGAGCGCAGCGATTTCGCACGGCTGAATGTGCGTGGCGTGGCGAAGTCGGCTTGA
- a CDS encoding FUSC family protein has product MIAAAFSRVADRLLAADPGLVRLHTALRVALACLLTGVASIAWTVAHRQPVILAAPGVLFAMVAPLFLRDARRSAWFATLTYLYLCACACFAVAAVLSRYPLAADAGFLLVMFIGMLCQACGPRALGCAMLGVVCFYLGLYLHPSIAHLTQSLMFSAFGPLMVALIGRVVLPLRPAATFRLAIHTLTLRASRVLHTPAAANLSALNEAALSLEEQLALLNPSDAGTVRERIVEVEVAAGQHAFASSHAAGHNAPTTADMLRHAMTRLRELTHRHASFVPASNNAIASPFSRRLADMRAKLCWLPATRATTAAFLAMLIGHSLSPERWFWAVITTFVVFLGTRSRADTVYRGAQRLVGTLAGALVSVMLVAPLHDSPTLLVAAMVLCVFGWAYFILSAYAPGVFFITVLVGLVYGELGFAMGPLVELRIEEVLVGCIVSFAVAILMMPLSATRHVEVRLGAVLGALREVVRLAAGAGAGAGAGAGAGAASVSASETRAAMRRLDRGWHDLRIALKPLQTQRVVTWNPDVELATGSLLCCLHWARVLSDPARRGMPSNEEAAALNAADISAAHVESIVARLDSLIARYNGQPSGSARDATNERASAAVGIEVDPAKSPALAQLDGAVAQLFDRLTQPTGKARRMFNWALRGKGV; this is encoded by the coding sequence ATGATTGCTGCCGCGTTTTCGCGCGTCGCCGACCGTCTGCTAGCCGCGGACCCCGGACTCGTGCGCCTCCACACCGCGCTGCGCGTCGCGCTTGCCTGCCTGCTGACTGGCGTGGCGAGCATCGCGTGGACCGTCGCCCATCGCCAACCCGTCATCCTCGCTGCGCCCGGCGTCCTGTTCGCGATGGTCGCGCCGCTGTTCCTGCGCGACGCCCGGCGCTCCGCCTGGTTCGCCACACTCACCTACCTCTATCTGTGCGCTTGCGCGTGCTTCGCCGTCGCGGCCGTGCTGAGTCGCTACCCGTTGGCCGCCGATGCGGGCTTTCTGCTCGTGATGTTCATCGGCATGCTTTGCCAGGCCTGCGGCCCGCGTGCGCTGGGTTGCGCGATGCTGGGCGTCGTGTGTTTCTACCTCGGCCTGTATCTGCATCCGTCGATCGCGCATCTCACGCAATCGCTGATGTTTTCCGCCTTCGGCCCGTTGATGGTCGCGCTGATCGGCCGCGTGGTCTTGCCGCTGCGTCCTGCTGCCACGTTCCGGCTCGCCATTCACACGCTGACGCTGCGTGCGTCGCGTGTGCTCCATACGCCAGCCGCCGCCAATCTCTCCGCGTTGAACGAAGCCGCGCTGTCGCTGGAGGAGCAGCTCGCGTTGCTCAACCCATCCGACGCGGGCACGGTTCGCGAGCGGATTGTCGAAGTCGAAGTGGCGGCCGGGCAGCATGCCTTCGCGTCGAGCCACGCCGCCGGGCACAACGCCCCGACCACAGCCGACATGCTTCGTCACGCGATGACGCGGCTCAGGGAACTGACGCATCGGCACGCTTCGTTTGTGCCGGCCAGCAACAACGCGATCGCTTCGCCGTTCTCCCGACGCCTCGCCGACATGCGCGCCAAACTCTGCTGGTTGCCTGCCACACGCGCCACGACTGCGGCGTTTCTGGCGATGCTGATCGGCCATTCGCTCTCCCCCGAGCGCTGGTTCTGGGCCGTCATCACGACATTCGTCGTGTTTCTCGGTACGCGATCTCGCGCCGATACGGTCTATCGCGGCGCGCAGCGTCTGGTCGGCACGCTGGCTGGCGCGCTGGTCAGCGTCATGCTGGTCGCGCCGCTGCACGACTCGCCGACACTATTAGTAGCTGCGATGGTGCTCTGCGTGTTCGGTTGGGCGTACTTCATCCTCAGCGCTTACGCGCCGGGGGTGTTCTTCATTACCGTGCTCGTGGGGTTGGTCTACGGCGAACTGGGTTTCGCCATGGGACCGCTGGTCGAATTGCGGATCGAGGAAGTGCTGGTGGGCTGCATCGTGTCGTTCGCCGTCGCCATTCTGATGATGCCGCTTTCGGCCACCCGTCATGTCGAGGTTCGGCTGGGCGCTGTGCTCGGAGCGCTGCGCGAGGTGGTCCGGCTTGCGGCGGGTGCGGGTGCGGGTGCTGGTGCTGGTGCTGGTGCTGGTGCTGCTAGCGTGAGCGCGTCTGAAACGCGTGCTGCCATGCGCCGGCTGGATCGTGGCTGGCACGATCTTCGGATTGCATTAAAGCCGCTGCAAACCCAGCGTGTAGTGACGTGGAATCCCGATGTCGAACTAGCCACGGGTTCGCTGCTGTGCTGCCTGCATTGGGCGCGGGTGTTGAGCGATCCGGCGCGGCGCGGGATGCCGTCTAACGAGGAAGCGGCGGCGCTCAATGCGGCGGATATCAGCGCGGCCCATGTCGAATCGATCGTGGCGCGACTGGACTCGCTGATCGCCCGATACAACGGACAGCCGAGCGGTTCGGCGCGTGATGCAACGAACGAGCGTGCGTCGGCTGCAGTGGGGATCGAGGTCGATCCGGCAAAATCACCGGCGCTGGCTCAACTGGATGGCGCGGTCGCGCAACTGTTCGACCGGTTGACGCAGCCTACCGGGAAAGCGCGACGCATGTTCAACTGGGCGTTGCGGGGAAAAGGGGTGTGA